In Cupriavidus basilensis, the following proteins share a genomic window:
- a CDS encoding 2,5-dihydroxypyridine 5,6-dioxygenase, which yields MPVSDHALIQAWKQVLTLSRLAPGQTVTILTSAATHPQTLSCALVATQAMGAIVNRLDLPPVNADKALSRDPLAYLGTTALTGNRAAIAALKESDLVLDLMTLLFSPEQHDILKTGTKILLAVEPPEVLVRMVPSEADRERVSAANARLSRAKEMTVTSDAGTDLRCPLGEFPAISEYGFVDEPGRWDHWPSGFVLTWPNEGGASGRIVLDRGDILLPQKGYVADRVALTVERGFATRIEGGLDAELLNDYMASFNDPQAYAISHIGWGLQPRARWSTLGLYDREASIGMDARAYEGNFLFSLGPNNEAGGRRTTACHIDIPLRNCTVSLDGEEVVRQGKVLDGWSSK from the coding sequence ATGCCAGTCAGTGACCACGCCCTGATCCAGGCCTGGAAACAGGTCCTCACGCTGTCCCGGCTCGCGCCCGGGCAGACCGTCACCATTCTTACCAGTGCCGCCACGCATCCGCAGACGCTGTCTTGCGCGCTGGTTGCCACTCAGGCGATGGGCGCCATCGTCAATCGCCTGGACCTGCCGCCCGTCAACGCGGACAAGGCCTTGAGCCGCGATCCGCTGGCTTACCTGGGCACGACGGCGCTCACCGGCAACCGCGCGGCCATTGCCGCGCTCAAAGAGAGCGACCTGGTGCTGGACCTGATGACGTTGCTGTTCTCGCCCGAGCAGCACGATATCCTCAAGACCGGCACCAAGATCCTGCTGGCGGTGGAGCCGCCCGAAGTGCTGGTGCGCATGGTGCCCAGCGAAGCCGACCGCGAGCGCGTGAGCGCCGCCAACGCGCGGTTGTCACGCGCGAAGGAGATGACGGTGACATCTGACGCGGGCACCGACCTGCGCTGCCCGCTCGGCGAGTTTCCCGCCATCAGCGAGTACGGTTTCGTCGACGAGCCGGGGCGCTGGGATCACTGGCCCAGCGGCTTCGTGCTGACCTGGCCGAACGAGGGCGGCGCGAGCGGGCGCATCGTGCTGGACCGTGGCGACATCCTGCTGCCGCAGAAGGGCTACGTGGCGGACCGGGTGGCGCTGACGGTGGAACGCGGCTTTGCCACACGCATCGAAGGTGGCCTGGACGCCGAGTTGCTGAACGACTACATGGCGTCGTTCAACGATCCGCAAGCCTATGCCATCTCGCACATCGGCTGGGGCCTGCAACCGCGCGCGCGGTGGTCCACGCTGGGCCTGTATGACAGGGAAGCCTCGATCGGCATGGACGCGCGCGCCTACGAGGGCAATTTCCTGTTCTCGCTCGGCCCCAACAACGAGGCAGGCGGCCGCCGCACCACCGCCTGCCATATCGATATCCCGTTGCGCAACTGCACCGTGAGCCTGGACGGCGAGGAAGTGGTCCGGCAAGGCAAGGTACTGGACGGATGGAGCAGCAAATGA
- a CDS encoding isochorismatase family protein — protein MTRHGELPTYERQGFGTQLPLQGPAGLLIVDFVNGFADPAMFGGGNIGEAIANTVPLLDHARAQGWAVAHSRIVFADDDGDQNIFTLKVPGLLTLKEQGPASAIVAQLAARDGELVVRKTVPSAFFGTSLAAWLTQRGVRTLVVAGAVTSGCVRASVVDAMSHGFRPLVVSDCVGDRALQPHAASLFDMEQKYAAVMPREQALAALARL, from the coding sequence ATGACGAGACATGGCGAACTCCCCACCTACGAGCGCCAGGGCTTCGGCACGCAACTGCCGCTGCAGGGCCCCGCAGGCCTGCTGATCGTCGACTTCGTCAACGGCTTCGCCGATCCGGCGATGTTCGGAGGCGGCAATATCGGCGAGGCCATCGCCAACACGGTGCCGCTGCTGGACCACGCGCGGGCACAGGGCTGGGCGGTGGCGCACAGCCGCATCGTGTTTGCCGACGACGACGGCGATCAGAACATCTTCACGCTGAAGGTGCCCGGCCTGCTGACGCTGAAGGAGCAAGGGCCGGCCAGCGCGATCGTTGCGCAGCTGGCCGCGCGCGATGGCGAGCTGGTGGTGCGCAAGACCGTGCCGTCCGCATTTTTCGGCACGTCGCTGGCGGCGTGGCTGACGCAGCGCGGCGTGCGCACGCTGGTGGTGGCCGGCGCGGTCACCAGCGGCTGCGTGCGCGCCAGCGTGGTCGATGCCATGTCGCACGGATTCCGCCCGCTGGTGGTGTCGGACTGCGTGGGCGACCGCGCGCTCCAGCCGCACGCGGCCAGTTTGTTCGACATGGAGCAGAAGTACGCCGCGGTGATGCCGCGCGAGCAGGCGCTGGCGGCGCTGGCCCGGCTCTGA
- a CDS encoding xanthine dehydrogenase family protein molybdopterin-binding subunit: MDKDHIENQGGQGVGARVARKEDARHLHGKGRFVADIAMPGLQEVAFLRSPMAHARLLALHKPQGLEHAVIGRDDMHGALDIVADSAFPSYQPSAQPPLAAGKVRFVGEPIAMAFAPTRAQAEDIAERIVAELDELPALTDVDGARQASGTTRVHEHWKNNHFLTLTADKNFDTLSKTASVVVSRKIDLARQCMVPMEGKAVLAYWDHQFDQLIVYSATQVPHMIRTVLSHCLGLEQEKVRVISPDVGGAFGYKCVLQQEELCIAWLAMTYRKPFRFIEDRREHLTAGANSREHHYEVTAYADARGRLLALDARIAIDGGAYSVWPFTIGLEPGQAIGNLPGPYAFDGYRCITECVATNKPGFVPYRGVARTGVCFAMELLMDALAREVKREPWEIRCENLVQPESMPYVNVTNKHFDGGDYPASVRKAAQMIGLAGIRERQRQRLNDPSAGSRYLGVGFGTYTEQSAHGTSVFAAWGTPVIPGFDSATVRITPDGGLEVRVGVHSHGQGMETTFAQIANEILGIDVSRVKVVHGDTGVTPFSTGTYASRSLVMSGGAVSRACKALVPRLLKIGAHMLQRPEGEATLAGGSVKAGDAAVPISEIANAWYINPQRLPANVDPTGLETTMGYKPSVDTGSFTYSTHAALVEVDTDSGHVEILDYVVVEDCGTMVNPMVVEGQTYGGVAQGIGTAMFEEMRYDGNGQPLASTLADYMLPGPTEIPSIRIHHFETPSPHTEFGAKGMGEGGAIAPPAAIFNAVNDALGSFGVELLETPLTPRKVLEALARAEQAREPQATPTREAA, from the coding sequence ATGGACAAAGACCACATCGAGAATCAAGGCGGGCAGGGCGTAGGCGCGCGCGTGGCGCGCAAGGAGGACGCGCGCCACCTGCATGGCAAGGGCCGCTTCGTCGCCGACATCGCCATGCCCGGCCTGCAGGAAGTCGCGTTCCTGCGCAGCCCAATGGCGCATGCGCGGCTGCTGGCGCTGCACAAGCCGCAAGGGCTGGAGCATGCGGTGATCGGGCGGGACGATATGCATGGCGCGCTCGATATCGTGGCCGACTCGGCTTTCCCGTCATACCAGCCGTCGGCGCAGCCGCCCCTGGCCGCCGGCAAGGTCCGCTTTGTCGGCGAGCCCATCGCCATGGCCTTCGCGCCGACCCGCGCGCAGGCCGAGGACATCGCCGAGCGCATCGTCGCGGAGCTGGATGAGTTGCCGGCGCTTACCGATGTGGATGGCGCACGGCAGGCCAGCGGCACCACGCGCGTGCACGAGCACTGGAAGAACAACCACTTCCTCACACTCACCGCCGACAAGAATTTCGACACGCTCAGCAAGACGGCCTCCGTGGTAGTCAGCCGCAAGATCGACCTGGCGCGCCAGTGCATGGTGCCGATGGAAGGCAAGGCTGTGCTGGCCTACTGGGACCACCAGTTCGACCAGCTGATCGTCTACAGCGCCACCCAGGTGCCGCACATGATCCGCACGGTGCTGAGCCATTGCCTGGGCCTGGAGCAGGAAAAAGTCCGCGTGATCTCGCCCGACGTGGGCGGCGCCTTTGGCTACAAATGCGTGCTGCAGCAAGAGGAGCTGTGCATCGCCTGGCTGGCCATGACGTACCGCAAGCCGTTCCGCTTTATCGAAGACCGGCGCGAGCACCTGACCGCGGGCGCCAACTCGCGCGAGCACCACTACGAGGTCACGGCCTACGCCGATGCGCGCGGGCGCTTGCTGGCGCTGGACGCCAGGATCGCCATCGATGGCGGCGCCTATTCGGTGTGGCCCTTCACCATCGGCCTTGAACCCGGCCAGGCCATCGGCAACCTGCCGGGGCCGTACGCCTTCGACGGCTACCGCTGCATCACGGAATGCGTGGCCACCAACAAGCCCGGCTTTGTCCCGTACCGGGGCGTGGCGCGCACGGGCGTGTGCTTTGCCATGGAACTGCTGATGGATGCGCTGGCGCGCGAGGTCAAGCGCGAGCCGTGGGAGATCCGCTGCGAGAACCTGGTCCAGCCGGAATCCATGCCCTATGTCAACGTCACCAACAAGCACTTCGATGGCGGCGACTACCCGGCCAGCGTGCGCAAGGCCGCGCAGATGATCGGGCTGGCGGGCATCCGTGAGCGCCAGCGTCAAAGGCTGAACGATCCTTCGGCGGGCTCGCGCTATCTCGGCGTGGGCTTTGGCACCTACACCGAGCAATCGGCGCACGGCACCTCGGTGTTCGCCGCCTGGGGCACGCCGGTGATTCCCGGCTTCGATTCCGCCACCGTGCGCATCACGCCGGATGGCGGGCTGGAAGTGCGCGTAGGCGTGCACTCGCATGGCCAGGGCATGGAAACCACCTTTGCCCAGATCGCCAACGAGATCCTCGGCATCGATGTGTCGCGCGTGAAGGTCGTGCACGGGGACACCGGCGTGACGCCGTTCTCCACCGGCACCTATGCCTCGCGCTCGCTGGTGATGTCGGGCGGCGCGGTATCGCGCGCTTGCAAGGCGCTGGTGCCGCGCCTGCTGAAGATCGGCGCGCATATGCTGCAGCGTCCCGAGGGCGAGGCGACGCTGGCTGGTGGATCGGTCAAGGCGGGCGACGCCGCCGTGCCGATCAGCGAAATCGCCAACGCCTGGTATATCAACCCGCAGCGGCTGCCCGCCAATGTGGATCCCACCGGGCTGGAAACCACCATGGGCTACAAGCCCAGCGTGGATACCGGCAGCTTCACGTACTCCACCCACGCCGCGCTGGTGGAGGTGGACACCGATTCCGGCCACGTCGAGATCCTCGACTACGTGGTCGTGGAAGACTGCGGGACCATGGTCAACCCCATGGTGGTGGAAGGGCAGACTTATGGCGGCGTGGCGCAGGGCATCGGCACGGCCATGTTCGAGGAGATGCGCTACGACGGCAACGGCCAGCCGCTGGCCTCCACGCTGGCCGACTACATGCTGCCCGGCCCGACCGAAATCCCCTCGATCCGCATCCACCATTTCGAGACGCCGTCGCCGCATACGGAATTCGGCGCCAAGGGCATGGGCGAGGGCGGCGCCATCGCGCCCCCCGCGGCCATCTTCAACGCGGTCAACGACGCGCTGGGCAGTTTCGGCGTGGAGTTGCTGGAGACCCCGCTCACGCCGCGCAAGGTGCTCGAAGCGCTGGCCCGCGCCGAGCAAGCCCGCGAGCCGCAAGCCACGCCAACCAGAGAGGCGGCCTGA
- a CDS encoding FAD binding domain-containing protein — protein MKAAAFTYHAAPTLAATCAELADRTDNAKVMGGGQSMGPMLNLRLTRPDAIYDLSKLAELRTVTLLQDRVRIGAAVTHAQIEDGEFPALRGGMLQSVASGIAYRAIRNRGTIGGSLAHADPAADWVVVLTAVGAQIELASKAGTRIVPMTAFMLGAYTTALTEGELICAVHVPSQPDTARWGYHKLCRKTGEFAEASCAAYFDPSTRFARIALGALDGAPALLRGLANDIAAQGPAALTPQAVLAAVTQATPAKDAIDRKLCCAAVTRCIEQLFN, from the coding sequence ATGAAAGCAGCTGCATTCACCTATCACGCGGCCCCCACGCTGGCCGCCACCTGCGCCGAGCTGGCGGACCGCACCGACAACGCCAAGGTCATGGGCGGCGGGCAGTCCATGGGCCCGATGCTTAACCTGCGCCTGACGCGCCCCGATGCCATCTACGATCTGTCGAAGCTAGCCGAGTTACGCACGGTCACCCTGCTGCAGGATCGCGTGCGCATCGGCGCGGCGGTCACCCATGCACAGATCGAGGATGGCGAATTCCCGGCACTGCGCGGCGGCATGCTGCAATCGGTGGCGAGCGGCATTGCCTACCGCGCCATCCGCAATCGCGGCACCATCGGCGGCAGCCTGGCGCACGCCGATCCCGCGGCGGACTGGGTGGTGGTGCTGACCGCCGTCGGCGCGCAGATCGAGCTGGCATCGAAGGCCGGCACGCGCATCGTCCCCATGACGGCGTTCATGCTGGGTGCGTACACCACCGCGCTCACCGAAGGCGAGCTGATCTGCGCTGTTCACGTGCCGAGCCAGCCCGATACGGCACGCTGGGGCTACCACAAGCTGTGCCGCAAGACCGGCGAGTTCGCCGAGGCCAGCTGCGCCGCGTACTTCGATCCGTCCACGCGCTTCGCCCGCATCGCGCTGGGCGCGCTCGACGGCGCGCCGGCGCTGCTGCGCGGCCTCGCCAACGACATTGCCGCCCAAGGCCCCGCCGCGCTCACGCCGCAGGCCGTGCTGGCCGCCGTGACGCAAGCCACGCCGGCCAAGGATGCGATCGACCGCAAGCTGTGCTGCGCAGCGGTTACTCGCTGCATCGAACAACTATTCAACTGA
- a CDS encoding xanthine dehydrogenase family Fe-S subunit — protein METITLTINGRAAAGACAHRTHLGDFLRDAQGLTGTHLGCEHGVCGACTVLVDDKPVRSCITFASACAGSNVVTIEGYDDDPVMRDLRTAFNQHHALQCGYCTPGMLATARDIVLRLPDADEATIRHELSGNLCRCTGYMGIVAAISSVLALRKPPAAGKAAQAVAATVKREFACFTPAADSAVQAHAEPAAREEAERSADKKGWSRIDGSFKVPFPADDVWRFMADLPAVASCLPGAALTEQDGDRVKGHVAIKFGPMAARFNGAARLERDDANRRGVLKGAGQDSLSNSKAAGDITYVLQAISAGETEVLIDLQYALQGPLAQFSRSGLVRDFVRRMMADFGKNVARKMDPSLSQSERSQATQMNPVSMMLGVMWERVKRLFGGGRD, from the coding sequence GTGGAAACCATCACACTGACAATCAATGGCCGCGCCGCTGCCGGCGCCTGCGCGCACCGCACCCACCTGGGCGACTTCCTGCGCGACGCACAGGGCCTGACCGGCACCCACCTGGGCTGCGAGCACGGGGTTTGCGGCGCCTGCACCGTGCTGGTCGACGACAAGCCCGTGCGCTCGTGCATCACCTTTGCCAGCGCCTGCGCCGGCAGCAACGTGGTGACCATCGAAGGCTATGACGACGACCCCGTGATGCGCGACCTGCGCACCGCGTTCAACCAGCACCACGCGCTGCAATGCGGCTACTGCACGCCCGGCATGCTGGCCACCGCGCGCGACATCGTGCTGCGGCTGCCGGATGCCGACGAGGCCACCATCCGCCATGAGCTATCGGGCAACCTCTGCCGCTGCACGGGCTATATGGGGATCGTGGCCGCGATCAGCTCGGTGCTGGCACTGCGCAAGCCGCCTGCAGCGGGCAAGGCGGCGCAAGCCGTAGCTGCGACCGTAAAACGCGAATTCGCTTGCTTCACGCCTGCGGCCGACAGCGCCGTCCAGGCCCACGCCGAGCCTGCCGCCAGGGAAGAAGCCGAGCGCAGCGCCGACAAAAAGGGCTGGTCGCGCATCGACGGCAGCTTCAAGGTGCCGTTCCCGGCCGATGACGTGTGGCGCTTCATGGCGGACCTGCCGGCGGTGGCAAGCTGCCTGCCGGGCGCGGCGCTCACCGAGCAGGACGGCGATCGCGTCAAGGGGCACGTGGCGATCAAGTTCGGGCCGATGGCGGCGCGCTTCAACGGCGCGGCGCGGCTGGAGCGCGACGACGCGAACCGGCGCGGCGTGCTCAAGGGCGCGGGGCAGGATTCGCTGAGCAACTCCAAGGCCGCCGGCGATATCACCTATGTGCTGCAGGCGATATCGGCGGGCGAGACCGAAGTGCTGATCGACCTGCAGTACGCCCTGCAAGGCCCGCTGGCGCAGTTCTCACGCTCGGGGCTGGTGCGCGATTTCGTGCGGCGCATGATGGCGGACTTCGGCAAGAACGTCGCCCGCAAGATGGACCCGTCGTTGTCGCAGAGCGAGCGCAGCCAGGCCACGCAGATGAACCCGGTATCGATGATGCTGGGGGTGATGTGGGAGAGGGTGAAGCGGCTGTTTGGCGGCGGGCGGGATTAA
- a CDS encoding OmpA family protein, whose product MSEKACETGSEAQQGWCLASIRDDGSCVLSGDLLNEFVIQSTSPAPQQGRPAPGSSAKLAVTGQEKREPNPASLPAGETIEARVAAINGAIGNMKPPPPPTALRLAELPKDEIARSVAAVKDDDRRSTVIFRGDAMFGAGKAEVSATLLPTLDKVAPEINRVQGKVQVTGHSGNQPIKSARHASNQALSKERAAVVSEYLARKGVDKGRLEAIGKGDTEPLTDNKTPGARVANRRARRTEPGNLCRDRDSRTVGIPRARANQHRGH is encoded by the coding sequence TTGTCCGAGAAGGCGTGCGAGACTGGGAGCGAGGCGCAGCAAGGCTGGTGCCTTGCGAGCATTCGTGACGACGGATCGTGCGTCTTATCGGGCGACTTACTCAACGAATTTGTGATTCAGAGCACTAGCCCCGCGCCGCAGCAAGGGCGGCCGGCGCCCGGCTCCTCCGCGAAGCTGGCCGTGACGGGCCAGGAGAAGCGGGAGCCCAACCCGGCGTCCCTGCCCGCGGGCGAGACCATCGAGGCCCGCGTCGCCGCGATTAACGGCGCGATCGGCAACATGAAGCCACCGCCGCCACCGACGGCGCTGCGCCTGGCCGAGTTGCCGAAGGATGAGATTGCGCGCAGCGTGGCAGCCGTCAAGGACGACGACCGCCGCAGCACCGTGATATTCCGGGGCGACGCCATGTTCGGCGCCGGCAAGGCCGAGGTCAGCGCAACGCTGCTGCCAACGCTGGACAAGGTGGCGCCCGAGATCAACAGGGTGCAGGGAAAGGTGCAGGTGACCGGCCACAGCGGCAACCAGCCGATCAAGAGTGCCCGCCATGCTTCGAACCAGGCCCTGTCCAAGGAGCGCGCCGCAGTGGTCAGTGAGTACCTGGCCCGCAAGGGCGTCGACAAAGGGCGCCTCGAAGCTATCGGCAAGGGCGACACCGAACCGCTGACGGACAACAAGACCCCTGGGGCCCGCGTGGCAAACCGGCGCGCGCGTCGAACTGAACCTGGAAACCTTTGCCGGGATCGAGATAGCCGAACCGTGGGAATTCCTCGGGCGAGAGCAAATCAGCATCGCGGGCATTGA